Proteins encoded in a region of the Triticum dicoccoides isolate Atlit2015 ecotype Zavitan chromosome 3A, WEW_v2.0, whole genome shotgun sequence genome:
- the LOC119270902 gene encoding transcription factor bHLH113-like yields the protein MACKRATTRELRAMYDDEPSSMSLELFGYHGVVVDGDDEEGDTATALPQLSFVDNFKGGCGSAAADYYSWAYNASGGTPGASSSSTSSVLSFEHAGGAGHQLACNSSTGDDDCALWMDTMADQHGAAKFGFMNPGSADVVPEIQESSIKQPAKSAQKRSSSGGEAQAAVKKQCGGGRKSKAKVVPTKDPQSAVAKVRRERISERLKVLQDLVPNGTKVDMVTMLEKAITYVKFLQLQVKVLATDEFWPVQGGKAPELSQVKTALDAILSSQQQP from the exons ATGGCGTGCAAGCGGGCCACCACGCGGGAGCTCCGGGCGATGTACGATGACGAGCCCTCCTCCATGTCCCTCGAGCTCTTCGGCTACCACGGCGTGGTCGTCGACGGTGATGATGAGGAGGGCGACACCGCCACCGCCCTCCCCCAGCTCTCCTTCGTCGATAACTTCAAAGGCGGGTGCGGGTCAGCAGCGGCGGACTACTACAGCTGGGCGTACAACGCCTCCGGTGGGACGCCCGGCGCCTCCTCCAGCTCCACCTCTTCGGTGCTCAGCTTTGAGCATGCCGGCGGTGCCGGTCATCAGCTGGCTTGTAATTCCAGCACAGGTGACGATGACTGTGCGCTCTGGATGGACACCATGGCCGATCAGCATGGCGCTGCCAAGTTTGGGTTCATGAACCCAGGGTCGGCCGATGTCGTCCCAGAAATCCAGGAGAGCAGCATCAAGCAGCCGGCCAAGTCTGCGCAGAAGCGCTCGAGCTCG GGTGGTGAGGCGCAAGCGGCGGTGAAGAAGCAGTGTGGAGGAGGCAGGAAGAGCAAGGCCAAAGTTGTGCCTACAAAGGACCCTCAGAGCGCCGTTGCAAAG GTCCGAAGAGAGCGCATCAGCGAGAGGCTCAAAGTTCTGCAGGATCTGGTCCCCAATGGCACAAAG GTGGACATGGTCACCATGCTCGAGAAGGCAATCACCTATGTCAAGTTCCTGCAGCTGCAAGTCAAG GTGCTGGCGACCGACGAGTTCTGGCCGGTGCAAGGGGGGAAGGCGCCGGAGCTCTCCCAAGTGAAGACCGCCCTGGACGCCATCCTGTCTTCTCAGCAGCAACCCTAG
- the LOC119266600 gene encoding cell division cycle protein 123 homolog, with translation MLLEELLRCQIQEWYPAFRRHTVPTAIIPLPAAFLRYLAGRTAYPDPDEGDQGPLPFVLPTLTSGRAPFPPLQGHFPDPVSLLDRDNTDPLFGDSDSDDEGEGLLPPAFPELEAAVDAAIADLGGAALPKLNWSAPKDAVFMAADGTVRCTCFAEVAMLLRASDCVAHDLVSARPSCQDFVRANRVRRNAAEGSLSDPGENCSEVGARGGGSDAPEEDAEQESSDDARGGGSDAPEEDAEQESSDDDETWVDDGFQYYLALRKWYPGLRPESEFRCFVRGRKLVGVSQRDPSAYYPSLPGWSAEVQPKIEDFFEEFIEPQFASENYTFDVYVRADGRVKLIDFNPWGGYTLPLLFTWEELEEEQRAEDELEFRVVMQQGAVRPGLMTAIPYDMLDWGDGSGWDVFLKKAGNELDRQMASLGVDS, from the coding sequence ATGCTGCTGGAGGAGCTGCTCCGCTGCCAGATCCAGGAGTGGTacccggcgttccggcgccacacgGTCCCCACCGCCATCATCCCGCTCCCGGCTGCCTTCCTCCGCTACCTCGCCGGCCGGACCGCCTACCCCGACCCCGACGAGGGCGATCAGGGGCCGCTCCCCTTCGTCCTCCCGACGCTCACCTCCGGCCGCGCGCCCTTCCCGCCGCTCCAGGGCCACTTCCCGGACCCCGTCTCCCTCCTCGACCGCGACAACACCGACCCCCTCTTCGGCGACTCCGACTCCGACGACGAGGGCGAGGGCCTGCTCCCGCCCGCGTTCCCGGAGCTCGAGGCCGCGGTGGACGCCGCCATCGCCGACCTCGGCGGGGCCGCGCTCCCCAAGCTCAACTGGAGCGCGCCCAAGGACGCCGTCTTCATGGCCGCCGACGGCACCGTCCGCTGCACCTGCTTCGCCGAGGTCGCCATGCTGCTCCGCGCCTCCGACTGCGTCGCCCACGACCTCGTCTCCGCGCGCCCCTCCTGCCAGGACTTCGTGCGCGCCAACCGTGTTCGACGGAATGCCGCAGAGGGTAGTCTGAGTGACCCTGGTGAGAACTGCAGCGAGGTAGGTGCCCGCGGCGGTGGGAGTGATGCGCCGGAAGAGGATGCTGAGCAAGAAAGCAGTGATGATGCCCGCGGCGGTGGGAGTGATGCGCCGGAAGAGGATGCTGAGCAAGAAAGCAGTGATGATGATGAGACTTGGGTGGACGACGGGTTCCAGTACTACCTCGCGCTCCGCAAGTGGTACCCAGGCCTCCGCCCCGAGTCGGAGTTCCGCTGCTTTGTGCGGGGGCGGAAGCTGGTCGGTGTGTCGCAGAGGGACCCGTCTGCCTACTACCCTTCTCTGCCTGGGTGGAGCGCTGAGGTACAGCCCAAGATCGAGGATTTCTTCGAAGAATTCATCGAGCCACAGTTTGCTTCAGAGAATTACACGTTTGATGTGTATGTGAGAGCCGATGGTCGGGTGAAGCTGATCGACTTCAATCCTTGGGGCGGCTATACCCTGCCGCTGCTGTTCACATGGGAGGAGCTTGAGGAGGAGCAGAGAGCAGAGGACGAGCTGGAGTTTCGAGTGGTGATGCAGCAGGGTGCGGTGAGGCCAGGGTTAATGACAGCAATTCCGTATGATATGCTGGATTGGGGGGATGGCAGTGGCTGGGATGTGTTTCTGAAGAAGGCTGGCAATGAGCTCGACAGACAGATGGCATCATTAGGTGTGGATTCGTAG